Part of the Candidatus Baltobacteraceae bacterium genome is shown below.
TAGGATCTAGACTGGCCGCTCTAAATGCGGGATAGGTACCGAACGCCAGCGTTACTACGACGGCGAAGGCGACCGTGGTGGCGATCGTTTGCAGCCATGGAACGGGTACGACGCTTCCCGTCACCTTAATGATCGCAACGTTATTGACCAGCGCGCCGATGCCGACGCCGATCGCCCAACCGATCGCGCATCCAACCCCGCACAGCGTGAGTGCCTCGATGAAAAACTGCGCGAGCACTTGTGACCGTCGCGCACCGATCGCCTTGCGCACGCCGATTTCCCGAGTGCGCTCGGCAACCGAGACGAGCATGATGTTCATGATCCCGATGCCGGCGACCAATAGCGAGACGGCCCCGATGACCGCCACGACGAACGTGATCGCGTTGAAAACGCCGGCGACGCCCTGCGAGAACTGCGATTTGTCGAAAGTTTGGTACTGCAGATCGGGCTTGCCGCGCAGTTGGCGCAGCTCGTTGATGACGGCGACCTCGGAACTGCCGATCTTCGACGCGTCCGACGCCACGAAGCGGGCGGCAAAGATCTGGTCGCCGCGCAGGTAGCGGTGGACGTACGTCGTCCACGGGATGGCGATGCCGCCCCCGAAACTCGCGTTGAGAAAACCTCGCTTCGGCGGCGTCAACACCCCCACGATGAGAAAGCGGTTTGGGCCCGCGTAGATGCTTTGGCCGGTCGGATCGCCGCCGCTCGGGAATAATCGCAGGTACACGTCGTTCGAGATGACCGCGACGTTGGTGGCACCGGTCACGTCGTCGGCATCGATTTTGCGTCCGTAAAGCAGCGGCAGATTATTGAACGGGTTGGCGCTTTCAGGCGAAATGCGATAGCGCCCTTCGACGTGTCCGTTGCGCACCAGATCTTGCGAGCCGCCGATCGGGACGCCGTCGATTATCGACGGCACGTTGTCGACGACTTGTTGAAGGTCGCTGAGCTTTATCACCGCTTCGTTGACGTTGCGTTGCGTCTGTGAAGGAAAGATGATAAATGAGTTATCGGACATGTTGCCTATGAGACCGTCAATCGAACCGGCCATGCTGGCTCCCAGCACTTGGATGGCGATCACGGCGCCGACGCCGATGATCAAGCCCGTGATGGTGAGCAGAGATCGGACCTTGTTTGCGAACAGCACCGCGAACGCTTCTTGAAGGTAAATCATCTGACGCCGCTCCGCGTCACACGTGCCTTCGGCCCGTGCCCACATCCTGTGGGGTCACAATGGCTCGCCTCCAGCTCGCTCACGAGCGGAGCGCCTCGATGGGATCCAAACTCGCCGCGCGAATCGCAGGATACGTCCCAAAGATCATTCCGATTGCAATTGAAAACGACAGCGCGATGCTCACGATCAAGACGTAGGGAATGATCAGTTCGCCGAGCTGCTTACTCAGCAGGAACGCAGTTCCGATGGTCGCCGCGATGCCGATGCCCATTCCGATTCCGCCGCCTATGATCGAAAGGACAACGGCCTCGAGCATGAACTGCAGGATAATGTTGCCGCGGCTGGCACCGATCGCTTTGCGAATGCCGATCTCACGCGTCCGCTCGGCGACCGAAACCAGCATGATGTTCATGATCCCGATTCCCGCTACGAGCAGCGCGACGCCGCCGATAGCGGAAAGGCCCGTCGCGATGACGCTGAGCACGCTGCTGAACGCGGCGACGAATCCGGCGCCGTTCTGAACTTGGTACTGCGATTTGGATCCATGAATGCGCTGTAAGGCCGCGATCGTTTCGTTTCCGATCTCGTCGGCCCGGCTCTGATCGGCCGGAAACACCTGAACGTCATCGACGCTGCCGGGACTGAGGCTGCGGTAGAACGTTGTGGCGGGCAAGTACACAGAGCTGTTGCTGAAAACCGCACTCATGAACGAGCCTTTGATGTCGGCGTATACGCCGATGACCTCGCAGCGGTTCCCGCCGACTCGCAGATAACGTCCGACGGCCGGACCTCCCCCAAGGTACTTGCGTGCCAGATCTGCGGTGAGCACGCAGACTTGCGCGGCACGATCGACGTCGTCGCGATCGATCTGGCGACCTTCCGCCATCGCTAGCGAATTGTCGTTATACCCGTCCCACGACGTAACTTGTTCGTAGTCGTGCGTATTGCCGGCCGCAACGGTATAGCTGCGTGACCATACGGGCCCAACGTCGATGGCGCTATCGCCGAGCGCCTCCCGCACGGCTGCGACGTCGCGATATTGAATCTGAGCGGCCGTCGGGTCGTCCTGCGACTCGTCGACGCTGACCCAAACCGGCAGAACGCCAAACGAGGCGAAAGTCCCCGTGATGCCGCTCGTCGCCGCGCGGCTGATACCGAAGACTGCGATGATCGACGCGCTTCCGATGATCATGCCGAGCATGGTCAACGCCGAGCGGACGCGGTTGCGCCAGAGCGCGGCGGCCGCCTCTTCGACATAGGCGAAGAGAACCGTCACGTTCCGCTAGGCGAAGGAAGAGACGACGCGGACGGCGCCGGTTTCACCTTCGCGCCTTGTTTGAGTAACTCGTTGTGCTGCGCGACGATCACGTTACCCGGCGCAAGGCCGGACTTCACTAACGTCGTGGTGTCGCCGACCTTTCCAACGACGATCGGGCGTTTTTCGGCCATGCCGTTGACGATCACCCAAACGTAAGACTTGTTCTTTTCCTTGAAGACGGCGTCGTTGGGAACCACGATCGAGTGCGGGATGTCGGTCGTGAGAATGTCGACGTCGGCACTCATTCCGTCGCGAAGATACGGCGGATTCGAATCCAGTACGATCGTCGTGAGCACTTGTTTGGCCGTGCTCGACGCATCGGTCGATTTCGTTGCGATCGGTGCGATGTCGGCGACGTGTCCGTTAATCGTCCGTCCCGGAAAATCTTGGCCCGTAATGTGCGCCGGCATTCCGAGCTTTACGTTGATAATGTCTTGCTCGTCGACC
Proteins encoded:
- a CDS encoding ABC transporter permease, encoding MIYLQEAFAVLFANKVRSLLTITGLIIGVGAVIAIQVLGASMAGSIDGLIGNMSDNSFIIFPSQTQRNVNEAVIKLSDLQQVVDNVPSIIDGVPIGGSQDLVRNGHVEGRYRISPESANPFNNLPLLYGRKIDADDVTGATNVAVISNDVYLRLFPSGGDPTGQSIYAGPNRFLIVGVLTPPKRGFLNASFGGGIAIPWTTYVHRYLRGDQIFAARFVASDASKIGSSEVAVINELRQLRGKPDLQYQTFDKSQFSQGVAGVFNAITFVVAVIGAVSLLVAGIGIMNIMLVSVAERTREIGVRKAIGARRSQVLAQFFIEALTLCGVGCAIGWAIGVGIGALVNNVAIIKVTGSVVPVPWLQTIATTVAFAVVVTLAFGTYPAFRAASLDPIEALRYE
- a CDS encoding ABC transporter permease → MTVLFAYVEEAAAALWRNRVRSALTMLGMIIGSASIIAVFGISRAATSGITGTFASFGVLPVWVSVDESQDDPTAAQIQYRDVAAVREALGDSAIDVGPVWSRSYTVAAGNTHDYEQVTSWDGYNDNSLAMAEGRQIDRDDVDRAAQVCVLTADLARKYLGGGPAVGRYLRVGGNRCEVIGVYADIKGSFMSAVFSNSSVYLPATTFYRSLSPGSVDDVQVFPADQSRADEIGNETIAALQRIHGSKSQYQVQNGAGFVAAFSSVLSVIATGLSAIGGVALLVAGIGIMNIMLVSVAERTREIGIRKAIGASRGNIILQFMLEAVVLSIIGGGIGMGIGIAATIGTAFLLSKQLGELIIPYVLIVSIALSFSIAIGMIFGTYPAIRAASLDPIEALRS